ACGATCACATCGGGCTCGATGATCGGCCGCACCGCCTTCGTCGGCGACCTCCTCTACAGCGTCGCGGTGACCGGTTTTATCTATCCGATCATCGGACACTGGACGTGGGGGCCGGATGGTTTCCTCGCGACGATGGGCAGCGCCGACAACTGGCTCCCGTGGGTCGGAACGAGTTTCCATGACTTTGCGGGTTCAACGGTCGTCCATACGATCGGCGGATTCATCTCACTGGCCGGCGCGATTGTTCTCGGTCCGCGCCTTGGCCGCAGATTCAAACGCGACGGCGGCGGCCCCATGATGCCGCATGATTTGACGATTGCCGCTTGCGGCGGCCTTCTGTTGTGGTTCGGCTGGTATGGGTTCAATCCGGGAAGCACGCTGTCCGCGATGGATTTCGTCGGTATCGGCCGCGTCGCGGCGAATACCACATTGGCGGCTTGCGCCGCCGCGTTCACTGCGATGGCCGCAGCGTATGCAATGAGCAAAAAATGGGACGTGGGTTATACCGTTAACGGGTTCCTCGCCGGACTGGTCGCGATCACCTGCCCCTGCTATTGGGTGAGCCCGACCGGGTCGATACTTCTGGGTGGAATCGCAGGTTTCGTCGTGGTCGCCGGCGTTGAGCTTCTCGAGTACCTGCGGATCGACGATCCGATCGGCGCGTGGCCTGTGCATGGTTTGTGCGGCGTCTGGGGCACGCTGTCTCTGGGCTTGTTCGCAGCCGGAAAGTACGGCGCCTCCGGCCCGTTCGGCCCGGACAACAGCACTCCGTTGACCGGCCTCTTTTACGGCGGCGGAACGCAGCTTCTGGTGGCTCAGACCATCGGTAGCGGTGTGACCACGATTGCAACTTTCG
The sequence above is drawn from the Terriglobia bacterium genome and encodes:
- the amt gene encoding ammonium transporter; amino-acid sequence: MKKLSLSSKIKRLRSRLRDPEWRRYGTLLMTGKLLGMALLLTAFVFMNPSLFGFGAHAQAADPVLKGNDIVNPINTVWTLVAAFLVFGMQVGFTMLEAGFCRSRETVNVLMECIIDTCLCGLLFYAWGFAFMFSHGNGFIGYHWFFLKDAPATYETTGVAFLAVWIFQFAFADTCSTITSGSMIGRTAFVGDLLYSVAVTGFIYPIIGHWTWGPDGFLATMGSADNWLPWVGTSFHDFAGSTVVHTIGGFISLAGAIVLGPRLGRRFKRDGGGPMMPHDLTIAACGGLLLWFGWYGFNPGSTLSAMDFVGIGRVAANTTLAACAAAFTAMAAAYAMSKKWDVGYTVNGFLAGLVAITCPCYWVSPTGSILLGGIAGFVVVAGVELLEYLRIDDPIGAWPVHGLCGVWGTLSLGLFAAGKYGASGPFGPDNSTPLTGLFYGGGTQLLVAQTIGSGVTTIATFGVALIVMYAVNAFGLLRIDAEGETYGMDLTEHGIPAYPEYVISAAGRPHGMVHFDTAAETVAEPVGKAAR